AATAATGTTAGGCAAACCGAAAAATTTATATATTCGAACCATTTAGGTTATGATGAGAAAACAAACAAGGGTGATTGGAATGGTTGTGATAGGGGAAAAGTTTCCGGAAGTTGAAGTTAAGACGACCCATGGGATAATTAAACTTCCAGACTACTTTGCGGAAAGGGGCAAGTGGTTCATATTATTCAGCCACCCAGCCGACTTTACACCAGTGTGTACAACCGAATTCTATGCAATGCAGAAAAGACTTGATGAATTTAGAGAGCTTGGTGTTGAACCTATCGGGCTCAGTGTTGACCAAGTTTTCAGTCACATCAAGTGGATGGAGTGGATAAAGGAAAACCTTGGCGTTGAGATTGAGTTCCCGGTTATAGCCGACGATCGCGGTGAGCTCGCTGACAAGCTTGGCATGATACCAAGCGGCGCAACAATCACAGCAAGGGCAGTCTTCATCGTTGACGACAAGGGAATCATAAGGGCAATTGTCTACTATCCAGCCGAAGTTGGAAGGGACTGGGATGAGATACTCAGATTAGTTAAGGCACTCAAGATAAGCACAGAGAAAGGCGTAGCACTCCCGCACAAGTGGCCAAACAACGAGCTCATCGGTGACAAGGTTATCATTCCACCAGCATCAACAATTGAAGAAAAGAAGCAGAGAGAAGAAGCAAAGGCTAAGGGAGAAATCGAGTGTTATGACTGGTGGTTCTGCTACAAGAAGCTTGATTGATTTTTCTCTAACCTTTCTCTTCTCTTAACCTTGGGATAATTTTGAAATAAAACTAAAGAGGATCAGAAATTGAAGTTGATATCCTTCATAAGCTGGTCGTAGAATTCTTCCTTGTAAATCTCCGGATAGCGTGTTATGTACTTGTACTGTTTTTTGAGGATATTATAATGGTTTTTCTCCATATCAGCAAGCATTTCAAGAAGAAGCTTGGTTTTTTCGGTGGCAGCATATCTGGCAAGCTCCTTGTAGAGTTTTTCACTAACAAGCTCAGCCTGCATAGCAATTTCGTAAACCTCGGTGATCTCTGTATCCTGTTTTTGAATAGCATCGCCCATTTTTTCTGCAATGACTTTAAACTCGTCTATAATTTCAATATCAACTTTTTTGGGTTCTGTTTCTTCACTTCCTAATTTTTCCCTGATTTTTTCAACTATTCTGCGATGTTTGTCCTCTTCATTGGCCAAGAACATGAGTTCGTC
Above is a genomic segment from Thermococcus sp. SY098 containing:
- a CDS encoding peroxiredoxin, with the translated sequence MVVIGEKFPEVEVKTTHGIIKLPDYFAERGKWFILFSHPADFTPVCTTEFYAMQKRLDEFRELGVEPIGLSVDQVFSHIKWMEWIKENLGVEIEFPVIADDRGELADKLGMIPSGATITARAVFIVDDKGIIRAIVYYPAEVGRDWDEILRLVKALKISTEKGVALPHKWPNNELIGDKVIIPPASTIEEKKQREEAKAKGEIECYDWWFCYKKLD
- a CDS encoding ferritin family protein, with product MKITDKEVFEIAVNSEIRTKEMYEKLASLVKSDLIKDELMFLANEEDKHRRIVEKIREKLGSEETEPKKVDIEIIDEFKVIAEKMGDAIQKQDTEITEVYEIAMQAELVSEKLYKELARYAATEKTKLLLEMLADMEKNHYNILKKQYKYITRYPEIYKEEFYDQLMKDINFNF